In Nocardioides dokdonensis FR1436, the following are encoded in one genomic region:
- the rplW gene encoding 50S ribosomal protein L23, whose product MSTLHKDHRDVLLAPVVSEKSYSLLDANKYTFVVRPDANKTEIKIAVEKIFNVKVTSVNTLNRTGKTRRTRNGMGKRKDTKRAIVSLAEGHRIDIFGGPVS is encoded by the coding sequence GTGAGCACCCTGCACAAGGACCACCGCGACGTGCTGCTCGCCCCGGTCGTCTCCGAGAAGAGCTACAGCCTGCTCGACGCGAACAAGTACACGTTCGTCGTGCGGCCCGACGCCAACAAGACCGAGATCAAGATCGCGGTCGAGAAGATCTTCAACGTGAAGGTCACCTCGGTCAACACCCTCAACCGCACTGGCAAGACCCGGCGCACGCGCAACGGGATGGGCAAGCGCAAGGACACCAAGCGCGCCATCGTCAGCCTGGCTGAGGGTCACCGCATCGACATCTTCGGGGGCCCGGTCTCCTGA
- the rpsJ gene encoding 30S ribosomal protein S10, whose amino-acid sequence MAGQKIRIRLKAYDHEVIDTSARKIVDTVTRTGAKVAGPVPLPTEKNVYCVIRSPHKYKDSREHFEMRTHKRLIDIIDPTPKTVDSLMRLDLPAGVDIEIKL is encoded by the coding sequence ATGGCGGGACAGAAGATCCGCATCAGGCTCAAGGCCTATGACCACGAGGTGATCGACACCTCGGCGCGCAAGATCGTGGACACCGTCACCCGTACGGGTGCGAAGGTCGCCGGCCCGGTGCCGCTGCCGACCGAGAAGAACGTGTACTGCGTCATCCGCTCGCCCCACAAGTACAAGGACTCCCGCGAGCACTTCGAGATGCGCACCCACAAGCGCCTCATCGACATCATCGACCCCACGCCGAAGACCGTCGACTCGCTGATGCGGCTCGACCTTCCTGCGGGCGTCGACATCGAGATCAAGCTCTGA
- the rpsS gene encoding 30S ribosomal protein S19 — protein sequence MPRSLKKGPFIDGHLQKKVDAENEKGSHNVIKTWSRRSMIVPDMIGHTIAVHDGRKHVPVFVTDSMVGHKLGEFAPTRTYRGHVKEDRKGRRR from the coding sequence ATGCCTCGCAGCCTGAAGAAGGGCCCCTTCATCGACGGCCACCTGCAGAAGAAGGTGGACGCGGAGAACGAGAAGGGCTCCCACAACGTCATCAAGACCTGGTCGCGCCGGTCGATGATCGTGCCCGACATGATCGGTCACACCATCGCCGTGCACGACGGTCGCAAGCACGTCCCGGTCTTCGTCACCGACTCGATGGTCGGTCACAAGCTGGGCGAGTTCGCCCCCACCCGCACCTACCGCGGGCACGTCAAGGAAGACCGGAAGGGACGCCGCCGATGA
- the rplV gene encoding 50S ribosomal protein L22, whose protein sequence is MSTTERLRTSARRESLLGDQPGAFATARYTRITPMKARRVVDMVRGMAVDEALALLQFAPQAASETVYKVLESAIANAETTEGLAVADLVISVARVDEGPTMKRWRPRAQGRATRINKRTSHITLVVQPADVVAAKSTKRGPKNGKSA, encoded by the coding sequence ATGAGCACCACCGAGCGCCTGCGCACGAGTGCCCGCCGCGAGTCGCTGCTCGGCGACCAGCCGGGGGCCTTTGCCACCGCCCGCTACACCCGCATCACCCCGATGAAGGCTCGCCGGGTCGTGGACATGGTCCGCGGCATGGCCGTCGACGAGGCCCTGGCGCTGCTGCAGTTCGCGCCCCAGGCCGCGTCCGAGACCGTGTACAAGGTCCTGGAGAGCGCCATCGCCAACGCCGAGACCACCGAGGGCCTGGCAGTCGCCGACCTCGTGATCTCGGTCGCGAGGGTCGACGAGGGTCCCACCATGAAGCGCTGGCGCCCTCGGGCCCAGGGGCGGGCGACGCGCATCAACAAGCGCACGAGCCACATCACCCTGGTCGTCCAGCCCGCCGACGTGGTGGCCGCCAAGTCCACCAAGCGCGGCCCTAAGAACGGAAAGAGTGCCTGA
- the trmB gene encoding tRNA (guanosine(46)-N7)-methyltransferase TrmB translates to MHSQIRASPARPHQTLTEDGRRMREVLSYSRRGSRFTPSQQEAWDAHAEDWFVPDELVDEPGVDVASWFGRRAPLVVEIGCGVGEATGVLAAARPDVNVLALEVWRPGIAASLAEVAAAGATNVRFCSVDAAWILEHLLPEGGLSELWTFFPDPWPKTRHHKRRLVSADFAAVVASRLQVGGRWRLATDWADYAEQMMGVVDAAPGLLGGRVPRWEERPVTKFERKGREAGRDIVDLEYTRT, encoded by the coding sequence ATGCACAGCCAGATCCGCGCGAGCCCCGCGCGTCCCCACCAGACGTTGACCGAGGACGGGCGACGGATGCGAGAGGTGCTCAGCTACTCGCGCCGGGGCAGCCGGTTCACCCCCAGCCAGCAGGAGGCCTGGGACGCTCACGCGGAGGACTGGTTCGTCCCCGACGAGCTCGTGGACGAACCCGGTGTCGACGTGGCGTCCTGGTTCGGGCGCCGGGCGCCGCTGGTCGTGGAGATCGGGTGCGGCGTCGGCGAGGCGACCGGCGTGCTGGCCGCGGCGCGGCCGGACGTGAACGTCCTGGCACTCGAGGTGTGGCGCCCCGGCATCGCTGCCTCCCTGGCGGAGGTCGCCGCGGCCGGCGCGACCAACGTGCGCTTCTGCTCCGTGGACGCGGCCTGGATCCTGGAGCACCTGCTGCCCGAGGGGGGCCTCAGTGAGCTGTGGACCTTCTTCCCCGACCCGTGGCCCAAGACCCGGCACCACAAGCGGCGCCTGGTCTCTGCGGACTTCGCCGCCGTCGTGGCCTCGCGGCTCCAGGTGGGCGGTCGTTGGCGCCTGGCCACGGACTGGGCCGACTACGCCGAGCAGATGATGGGTGTGGTCGACGCTGCGCCGGGTCTGCTGGGTGGTCGGGTGCCACGGTGGGAGGAGCGTCCGGTGACGAAGTTCGAGCGCAAGGGGCGCGAGGCCGGGCGCGACATCGTCGACCTGGAGTACACGCGGACCTGA
- the rplC gene encoding 50S ribosomal protein L3: MTIEHNLKGLLGTKLGMTQLWDDNNRVVPVTVIAANTNVVTQIRTPEVDGYNAVQIGFGEIDGRKVNKPDAGHFDKAGLTPRRHLVEIRTSAAGGYTVGQEIAVDTFAAGEEIDVTGTSKGKGFAGVMKRHGFAGVSASHGAHRNHRKPGSIGACATPGRVFKGKRMAGRMGNDTITTQNITVHAVDLDKGLILLKGAVPGPKGGLVVLRSAAKKSQEA, from the coding sequence ATGACGATCGAACACAACCTGAAGGGGCTGCTGGGCACCAAGCTCGGCATGACCCAGCTCTGGGACGACAACAACCGTGTCGTCCCCGTGACCGTGATCGCGGCGAACACCAACGTGGTGACCCAGATCCGCACGCCCGAGGTGGACGGCTACAACGCCGTGCAGATCGGGTTCGGCGAGATCGACGGGCGCAAGGTGAACAAGCCCGACGCCGGTCACTTCGACAAGGCGGGTCTGACCCCGCGCCGTCACCTGGTCGAGATCCGCACCTCTGCCGCCGGCGGTTACACCGTCGGCCAGGAGATCGCGGTCGACACCTTCGCCGCTGGCGAGGAGATCGACGTGACGGGCACCAGCAAGGGCAAGGGCTTCGCCGGCGTCATGAAGCGTCACGGCTTCGCCGGTGTCTCTGCCTCGCACGGTGCCCACCGCAACCACCGCAAGCCCGGTTCGATCGGCGCCTGCGCCACGCCGGGCCGTGTCTTCAAGGGCAAGCGGATGGCCGGTCGCATGGGTAACGACACCATCACCACCCAGAACATCACCGTGCACGCCGTCGACCTCGACAAGGGCCTGATCCTGCTCAAGGGTGCCGTTCCCGGCCCCAAGGGCGGTCTCGTGGTCCTGCGGTCGGCCGCCAAGAAGAGCCAGGAGGCCTGA